A genomic region of Castor canadensis chromosome 16, mCasCan1.hap1v2, whole genome shotgun sequence contains the following coding sequences:
- the LOC109678790 gene encoding uncharacterized protein produces MAELRNSAQGQLKWHGLNRTPCATPALNGRREVRPEAGEEPLLEVLMAAESLTDHAEGCVTFEDVAVYFSREEWKLLSDSQRFLYHNVMLENFVLLASLGLASAMSCEITQLKSWGEPFMSTQGVMTPDMLRGCWHGAKAEEAPFEQSVSTEGVFCVNLHQNQKMSHGDKPLKREEGRASVLKSCRIFLSEKPLQNKEGRKDSLASSGLLKCHSGGEPPRNTELSAAFHSGKKNYKCSECGKAFGQKYLLVQHQRLHTGEKPYECSECGKLFSHKSNLFIHQIVHTGERPYSCSECGKSFSRNADLIQHHRVHTGEKPFTCSDCGKAFRHNSTLVQHHRIHTGVRPYECGECGKFFSFNSSLMKHQRVHTGEKPYKCSECGKFYSHKSSLINHWRVHTGERPYECSECGKFFSQSSSLMQHRKVHTGEKPFKCNECGRFFSENSSLVKHQRVHTGAKPYECRECGKFFRHSSSLVKHRRIHTGEMPYECNNCGKSFSQDFNLIQH; encoded by the exons ATGGCTGAGCTCAGGAACTCGGCTCAG GGGCAATTAAAATGGCATGGATTGAACAGGACACCCTGCGCGACGCCCGCACTGAACGGACGAAGGGAGGTGCGTCCCGAGGCGGGAGAGGAACCCCTCCTGGAG GTTCTTATGGCTGCAGAATCACTCACAGACCATGCAGAG GGCTGtgtgacctttgaggatgtggctGTGTACTTTTCGAGGGAAGAGTGGAAACTTCTCAGTGATTCTCAGAGATTCCTATATCACAatgtgatgctggagaacttTGTGCTCCTGGCCTCTTTGG GACTTGCATCAGCTATGTCCTGTGAAATCACTCAACTGAAGTCCTGGGGAGAACCCTTCATGTCTACACAAGGAGTCATGACTCCAGACATGCTGAGAG GGTGTTGGCATGGAGCCAAAGCTGAGGAGGCACCTTTTGAGCAGAGTGTTTCTACAGAAGGAGTGTTTTGTGTCAACCTTcaccaaaaccagaaaatgaGCCATGGAGACAAACCCTTAAAAAGAGAAGAGGGCAGGGCCTCAGTTTTAAAGAGCTGCAGAATCTTCCTGTCAGAGAAGCCTTTACAAAACAAGGAGGGTAGGAAGGATTCCCTGGCCAGCTCAGGTCTTCTCAAGTGCCACAGTGGAGGTGAGCCACCCAGGAACACTGAGCTCAGTGCAGCCTTTCACAGTGGAAAAAAGAACTACAAATGCagtgaatgtgggaaagcctttgggCAGAAATATTTACTTGTTCAGCACCAGAGACtgcacactggagaaaaaccttATGAGTGCAGTGAATGTGGGAAACTGTTTAGCCATAAATCAAACCTCTTTATACACCAAATagttcacactggagaaaggccttacaGTTGTAGTgaatgtggaaaatcctttagCCGAAATGCCGACCTCATCCAACACCACagagttcacactggagaaaagcctTTTACATGCAGTGACTGTGGAAAGGCTTTTAGGCATAATTCCACACTTGTTCAGCATCACAGGATCCACACTGGAGTAAGGCCTTATGAGTGTGGAGAATGTGGGAAATTCTTTAGCTTCAACTCCAGCCTCATGAAACATCAGagagttcacactggagaaaaaccttATAAGTGCAGCGAATGTGGGAAATTCTATAGCCACAAATCCAGCCTTATCAATCATTGGCgagttcacactggagaaaggccttatgagtgcAGTGAATGTGGGAAGTTTTTTAGCCAAAGCTCTAGTCTCATGCAACACCGAAaagttcacactggagaaaagcctTTTAAGTGCAATGAATGTGGGAGATTCTTTAGTGAGAACTCCAGCCTCGTTAAACATCAGAGAGTTCACACTGGAGCAAAGCCTTATGAGTGCAGGGAATGTGGGAAATTTTTTCGCCATAGTTCCAGCCTTGTTAAACATCGGAGGATTCATACTGGAGAAATGCCTTATGAGTGCAACAATTGTGGGAAATCCTTTAGCCAGGATTTCAACCTAATTCAACACTAG